Part of the Nitrosophilus alvini genome, CTCTTTCATTTTGACTTTAAGGTTGCTGTGGCCGGTTTTCCACATTACAGCTCTGCCGATTTTGTTTATCTCGTCATACATTACCTGTGAACATTTCACCTCTCCCACTACTACGGGATTTTTCATCTGCCTTGCAAAGAGTATTGCAAGCTGGTCTCCTTTGAAATTGTGTTTTTTTGTAAGCACAGCTATTCTGTCCGCATCTCCGTCATATGCAAAACCTATATCAGCCGTTTTCAGTGCCTCCTTTACACTTTTGAGGTTCTTCTCTTCCGAAGGATCGGGATGGTGATTGGGAAATGTACCGTCAGGCTCGCAGAAAAGTCCTTTATAGTCCAAATTCAATCCTTTGAATATATCTTCAAGAACTATGCCAGCAACTCCGTTCCCGCAGTCGGCTGCTATTTTTGCGTTGAGTCCTTTCAGATGGGAAAAGCTTCGCAGCATATATGATATATATCTGCTTTTTACATCTATTGTTATGTGTTCTTCGTTGTCTTCTATATGCATATCTTTGTTTGCCAAAACTTCTCGTCCAAGTGCATATATATCATCGGAGAAAAACGGTTTTTTATCTATCGTTATTTTAAACCCGTTATATTCAGGGGGATTGTGTGAACCTGTTATCATTACCGAAGCATTGGGAACAATACCGTCAAAATCGCAATAATTTGAAAAATAGTTTACCGGAGTGGGCACCATCCCCATATTCAGAACCTTGACGCCCGCTTTGTTAAACCCGCTGGCAAGATAGCCGAAAAGCAGAGGAGAATGAGTCCTGGCGTCATACCCTATCGCTACATATTCGCCAATCTCTCTTACTCTTTTTCCTAAAAAATATCCTATCAGTTTGACAGTTTTTTCATTGAGTTCTTTTTCGAAAATTCCTCTTATATCATACTCTCTGAAAATGGTTGATAACATCTTTTACCTTTCGGTTTTTGAAAGAATTATATCGAAAAAAAAGGTTGAAGGACGAAGATTGAAGGGAGAGCCGTAAAGAAAAAGCAAACTGCTTTGCTTTTTCAGGCTCGCACGGCGAGGCGAATATGCGGGCGGAGCCTGCATCGCCTACGCCGGTTTACCGAAATAGTGAGCGAAGCGAACAGGTTGATAAAAGGGTGAAGGGCGGGATTTTATTCCCGCTTCTTCCTAACTATATCGCTCTTTTGAATTCAGGATAGGCTTCAAGCCCGCATTCGTTTACGTCAAGTCCTTCCACCTGAGCTTCATCACTTGCTCTGAATCTGATTATTTTGTTGATGACAAACAGAACTATAAAAGATGAGACAAAAGCAAAAAGTCCAATGACGGCTATACCTTTAAGCTGTCCCATGAGAGTTATACCCTCTTGCGGATTAGAGGCAAAAATACCGACTGCCACAGTCCCCCATATACCGTTTACAAGGTGAACTGACAAAGCACCTACAGGATCGTCGATTTTCAGTTTGTCAAAGAATGGAACCGCAAATACAACAAGTGCGCCACCCACTGCGCCTATCAGTATAGGGGTGTATTTGTCATATAGATCAGGCCCTGCTGTAATAGCCACAAGTCCGCCCAGAGCACCGTTTAATATCATAGTAATATCAAATTTCCTGTATTTTATATACATCAAAATCCCTACTATGATAGCTCCTGCAAGACCTGCCGTATTTGTATTCATAACGGTCAACGCAACCGCATCAGCATTCTCTTTCGAACTGATTGAACCCACGCTTCCGCCGTTGAAACCGAACCAACCTATCCAGAGGATAAAGGCACCAAGTACTACAAGCGGAATGTTAGATGCCGGAATAACTTTTACTTTTCCGTCTGCATATCTCCCTTTCCTCGGGCCTATTATAAGAATAGCAGCCAATAGCGCCCATCCGCCTGTAGAGTGGATTACGGTTGAACCCGCAAGGTCATACATGTTCAGATCAAGAACAGTTCCTTGTAAAAGATCCGCGCCCCAAGATATGTTTACTACCAGAGGATAGATAACGGCAGCCATAATTACCGTAAATATAGTAAGAGGAATTATTCTAACCCTTTCACTAACACCACCGCTCATAATGTTGATAACTTTTCCAACAAATGCCATCTGAAAAAGAAACGCAGCCCATTTACTCATAGAATCGTTTTCCCACGATCCAAATGCCAAAGTATAACCTATAAGAAGAAACGCCATTGAAGCAACGGCATAAATCATAGTGTTGACAGTTAGAACCGCTGTAACGTTTTTCGTTCTGACAAGCCCCGCTTCAAGCATAGCAAAGCCAGGTACCATAAAAATAATGAGTGTCATTGCGAAGAGTGCGAAGAATGTATCTATAATATAAGAGAAGTCAGTAGCACCCATTTTCTCTCCTTTTTAAAATTTTGGTTATTTTATCAAAGGAGAAAAAGAATGGGTGCTTAAATTTTAGGCAATTTTTGTGGGAGTCAAAAATTTTTGCCTATTTTTTAATCATCACAATGCTTCTTCGTCTGTTTCACCTGTTCTGATTCTTACTACTTTTTCTATGTCGGTAACAAATATCTTACCGTCACCTATCTTTCCGGTTCTTGCTGATTCAACTATCTTTTCGATTATATTTTCAACTTCACTGTCAGGCACAACTACTTCTACTTTCACTTTCGGAAGAAAGTCTACAACATATTCTGCTCCTCTGTAAAGTTCGCTGTGCCCCTGTTGCCTACCGTAACCTTTTACTTCACTAATAGTCATACCGCTTATACCAGCTTCTGTAAGAGCATCTTTCACATCTTCAAGCTTGAAAGGTTTTATAACCGCTTCAATTTTTTTCATATCTTCTCCTTCATTTTACAGAAGCAGAGACTGTTATTGTCTTCTGCCTCTTTTTCGAGTATTTTACACTCTTTTATCTATATTTTCAATTTTATACAGCTCTTGTAGATTTTGTAAATTCAGGATACGCTTCAAGACCTGTCTCTTCTATATCCTCACCTTCATACTCTACCTCTTCACTGACTCTTAATCCCATTATTAATTTGATGATATACCATATGATAAAAGATATCACAAACGTAAATGCGCCAATTACCACAATACCTTTGATCTGAGCGATTAAACTTACATCAGGATTAAATATCCCCACTGCAAGCGTTCCCCATATACCGTTTACAAGGTGAACAGAGAGTGCACCTACGGGATCGTCTATCTTTAGTTTATCAAAGAAAGTTACAGCAAATACCACAAGTATACCTGCAACAACACCGTCAATAAAAGAGACCATCATTCCAAGATCAGGTCCTGCGGTTACCGCAACAAGTCCGCCAAGAGCACCGTTTAAAACCATTGTTAGATCAACTTTTCTATAAAGAAGTTTTGTAACTATAGCAGCTGTTACCGCTCCTGTAGCAGCAGCCATGTTTGTATCGGCCATTACCATGCTCACAGCGTCTATATCCTCTTTGCTTCCAAGTGCCAACTGACTTCCACCGTTAAATCCGAACCATCCCATCCAGAGAATAAAGGTTCCCAGTGTGGCAAGAGGAAGATTCGCACCTGGAATCGGTTTGATTTTTCCGTCTTTTGTATATTTTCCCTTTCTAGCACCCAGAAGAAGAACACCGGCAAGAGCCGCCCAGCCTCCGACAGAGTGAACTATGGTAGAACCTGCAAAGTCACTGAATCCATCAATAATCCCGCCAAGAGCCGTACCGCCCCATGTCCAGTGCCCCTGAATCGGATAGATAACAGCAGTAAGTATTACTGTAAATACCAAAAACGGCCAGAGCTTCATTCTCTCAGCTACCGTTCCGGATACTATACTTGCAGCAGTCGCAACGAAAACTACCTGAAAAAAGAAATCGGCCATGAGAGAGTGGTCACCGTTGCTCATTCCGCTAAGCGCAAATCCGCTGCCAAAAAATGCGTTTCCTTCTCCATACATGAGGTTGTAACCTATAAAATAGTACATAATACATGCTATCGCATACAGAAGTACATTTTTAAGTAGTATAGTGGTTGTATTTTTGGATCTTACAAGTCCGGCTTCAAGCATAGCAAAACCGGCTGCCATCCACATTACCAAAACGGCGCTTATAACAAGCAGAAAGCCGTCCAGTACATATTTGACGTCAGCAAAACTTTCCATCTTTTCTCCTTTTTAATTTTGCATATCGAAAGTTTAACATTTTTAATACTCCTTACAGTATGTCGTTTTGATTAAAATTTAATCAATCTTGCCAGAAGGTATATCATATTTGATTTTTTTATATTCAATATAACAAACTCCCAAATACTACAAGCATCTAACAGCAAAAAATAACTTTTACATATTTTAATCGTTGAGAGTTATTTTTTATTTATGTTTGTTATTAGCTCAAAGAAAAAAGGTTGTTGATTGTTTTTTAATCAATTTTTTGCACTTTATTGTGTATTTTTCTTGTATCATTTTATTGATTCCACATATAAAAGGAGATCTGATGAAACTTTCGGAACTTAAAAGTGCAGGCCACTGGCCAACGCTTCTGGCCGCTTTTTTATACTTCGATTTTAGCTTTATGGTCTGGACTATGTTAGGACCGCTTGCTACAGAGATAAGCGAATCGCTTGCAAGAAGCGGTACTTTTTTAGATCCGAACCAGAAAGCTACACTGCTGGCCATCCCTATACTTGGCGGCGCGATTTTAAGAATAGTTCTCGGCTTTTTTGTTGATCAGATAGGTGCCAAAAAAACGGCTATTATGGCACAGTTGATCGTAATTGCCGGCCTTTTCTACGCATATTTCAGAGGTGAAGCAATAAGCTATCAAGAACTTCTCTTTGTCGCTGTCACTCTCGGTTTTGCCGGTGCCAGTTTCGCTGTTGCTTTACCTCAGGCCGGTCAGTGGTATCCGCCCAGACTACAAGGAGTCGTGCTAGGACTCGCCGGAGCAGGAAACATAGGTGTTGTCATCGACTTCCTTTTTGCGCCTAAAATCGCGGAGATATGGGGATGGCCTGCCGTATTTCTAACTGGCGGAGTACTCTCTACTATAATCCTTGCTACATATATATTGATGGCAAAAGACGCACCGCCGGAGGTTTACAAACCAAACCCAAAAAAACCGGCAGACTATTTGATGCTTCTCAAAGATAGAGATACCTGGTGGTTCAGTCTTTTCTATGCGATAAGCTTCGGCGGTTTTGTCGGATTTGCAAACTATATGAAAGTATATCTTATGAATACGTATCAAACCGATATGAGCTATTTCGGACTAGAGTTTATAAACGAACCAAACGTAAAAGTCGTAGCAGGATATTTCGGAGCACTATGTATATTCGCAGGAGCTGTTTTAAGACCGGTAGGAGGTGCCGTTGCCGATAAGATAGGCGGAGTGAAATCTTTATATATATTTTTCAGTGCAGTTGCCGCCCTCGCTATTTTAAATGCCACACTGGTCCATAACTTCTATCTGGCAATTTTTGTACTCTTTTTGATTATGGCAAACCTGGGCATGGCTAACGGCGCTGTTTTCCAGCTGGTACCACAGCGTTTCGGAAAAGATATAGGTATCATGACCGGTATTATCGGATGTGCAGGAGGGCTTGGAGGAACAGCTCTTATCAAAACACTAGGATGGAGCAAAGCGGCATTTGACGGATACGGGGCAGGATTTTTTATATTTTCTGCTTTGGTTTTGTTTGCCATATCGGGAATATCTCTGGTAAAAACCAGATGGAGAACCACTTGGGGTGTTACGGCAGGAGGAAAGATATAGGAGATTTTACCTCTCCTGTACTATTAAGAAACAAGGACTCTCTAAAATGGACAGCAAATTTCTAAAAGCAAAGATTTCAAAAAGCGTCACTTCAAAAGATAATACCGTAAGCGATGATTTTTGTGACGTGAAAGTATACGATGACATCATCATAGCCGTTTTATGCGACGGTGTGGGAAGTGCTCAAAAAGGCGGTGAAGCTGCCAGAAGGGCTGTAGAATACTTTATAAAAAACTTCAAAATAAGACCCAAAAGCTGGAGTATCAAAAAGTCTCTTCTGCATTTTGCAGACTCAATAAATAAAATTCTCTTTGAAGAATCCATGCATGAGTACGGCAGGCCTGAATTGGTCACGACTCTTTGTGTTGTGGTAATAGACGCAGACGAGTGCCACGGCATAAACATAGGTGATTCCAGATGCTATGTGGCTCATCCCGACAACACTGTAGTACAGCTAAGCATAGACCACACAATAAAAGAGGAGGGAATGGAACATATTTTGAGCGAAGCTCTGGGTCTGAAAAAAAGCATCACTCCAGCCTATTTCGATATAAAAATAGAAGACGGCGCTTCTGTCATGCTCTGCAGTGACGGGGTATATAACAATATAGAAAACAGAAGACTTGAAGAGCTCCTCGTAAAAAAAAGAGACGCAAAATCTTTGGTAAAAGAGGCTCTTAAAAATGCGGTTAAAGCAACACTCGATGATGCAAGTGCAGTAACGATAGATGTGGTAAATACAAATAAACTGAAAAAAATTGCAGCCCAAAAACTGCCTATTCCGGACTCATTGAAAGCCGGCAAAAATATAGACTCCTTTTTACTCAAAAAACCCCTGATACAAAACAACAGAGTCTGGCTTGCCGAAAAAGAGGGCAAAAAATATGTACTTAAATTTCCGCCGTTGGAAGCAAAAAGGGATGAAAAAATCCTCGACGCCTACCTGAAAGAGGCGTGGAATGCAAACAGAATTAAAGCCGGTTTTTTTGTAAAAGCGTGGATACCCGAAAACAGAAGCTGCAGATATTATGTAATGGAGTACCTTGAAGGAGAAACGATAGATAATGCTATCAAAAAGAGACCGCTCTTTGTAGACGATACGGTTGAGCTTGGAAAGTTTCTCCTTAAAGCCAGTCAATATCTGCTGAGTCTGGGTCTGGTTCACGGAGATTTGAAACCTGAAAATATCATAATTACAAAAAGAGACTCAAAAAGTGTTTTTAAACTTATCGACTACGGCTCAATCATAGATATGTTTTCTATAACAAGCAGAGCCGGAACTCCAAGCTATCTGGCGCCGGAAAGATTTAGAGGAGAAAGTATCAGCGAATCGACGGAAATTTTCGCTATAGGTGTAACTATGTACAAAGCACTGACAGGAAAATATCCTTACGGTGAAATCGAACCGTTTCAAACACCGCAGTTTTCAAAACCGCCTCAAAAAATATCAAAATACAACAAAAATGTTCCGGGCTGGCTCGAAGCGGTAATACTAAGAGCCATAGAAAGAGATATCGACAGCAGATACAGCCACTACTCGATGATGCTTTATGATCTGGAACATCCTGAAAAAGTGCAACCATATCTTAAAAACAG contains:
- a CDS encoding bifunctional protein-serine/threonine kinase/phosphatase; translated protein: MDSKFLKAKISKSVTSKDNTVSDDFCDVKVYDDIIIAVLCDGVGSAQKGGEAARRAVEYFIKNFKIRPKSWSIKKSLLHFADSINKILFEESMHEYGRPELVTTLCVVVIDADECHGINIGDSRCYVAHPDNTVVQLSIDHTIKEEGMEHILSEALGLKKSITPAYFDIKIEDGASVMLCSDGVYNNIENRRLEELLVKKRDAKSLVKEALKNAVKATLDDASAVTIDVVNTNKLKKIAAQKLPIPDSLKAGKNIDSFLLKKPLIQNNRVWLAEKEGKKYVLKFPPLEAKRDEKILDAYLKEAWNANRIKAGFFVKAWIPENRSCRYYVMEYLEGETIDNAIKKRPLFVDDTVELGKFLLKASQYLLSLGLVHGDLKPENIIITKRDSKSVFKLIDYGSIIDMFSITSRAGTPSYLAPERFRGESISESTEIFAIGVTMYKALTGKYPYGEIEPFQTPQFSKPPQKISKYNKNVPGWLEAVILRAIERDIDSRYSHYSMMLYDLEHPEKVQPYLKNRPFIERNPLLFYKTLSALLALAIVLILGFCEK
- a CDS encoding P-II family nitrogen regulator, which codes for MKKIEAVIKPFKLEDVKDALTEAGISGMTISEVKGYGRQQGHSELYRGAEYVVDFLPKVKVEVVVPDSEVENIIEKIVESARTGKIGDGKIFVTDIEKVVRIRTGETDEEAL
- a CDS encoding phosphomannomutase/phosphoglucomutase, whose protein sequence is MLSTIFREYDIRGIFEKELNEKTVKLIGYFLGKRVREIGEYVAIGYDARTHSPLLFGYLASGFNKAGVKVLNMGMVPTPVNYFSNYCDFDGIVPNASVMITGSHNPPEYNGFKITIDKKPFFSDDIYALGREVLANKDMHIEDNEEHITIDVKSRYISYMLRSFSHLKGLNAKIAADCGNGVAGIVLEDIFKGLNLDYKGLFCEPDGTFPNHHPDPSEEKNLKSVKEALKTADIGFAYDGDADRIAVLTKKHNFKGDQLAILFARQMKNPVVVGEVKCSQVMYDEINKIGRAVMWKTGHSNLKVKMKEIDADLAAEVSGHIFFADRYYGFDDAIYATLRVLELIKNGMDLDKEIEKLPKVYNTEEIKIKTDEDKKFKIIARLKEFLKNPPADFPKIKDIIDVDGVRVIFENGWGLVRASNTTPVLVMRFEAQSPEDARLYQEKLTELVEKAREEM
- the amt gene encoding ammonium transporter, with amino-acid sequence MESFADVKYVLDGFLLVISAVLVMWMAAGFAMLEAGLVRSKNTTTILLKNVLLYAIACIMYYFIGYNLMYGEGNAFFGSGFALSGMSNGDHSLMADFFFQVVFVATAASIVSGTVAERMKLWPFLVFTVILTAVIYPIQGHWTWGGTALGGIIDGFSDFAGSTIVHSVGGWAALAGVLLLGARKGKYTKDGKIKPIPGANLPLATLGTFILWMGWFGFNGGSQLALGSKEDIDAVSMVMADTNMAAATGAVTAAIVTKLLYRKVDLTMVLNGALGGLVAVTAGPDLGMMVSFIDGVVAGILVVFAVTFFDKLKIDDPVGALSVHLVNGIWGTLAVGIFNPDVSLIAQIKGIVVIGAFTFVISFIIWYIIKLIMGLRVSEEVEYEGEDIEETGLEAYPEFTKSTRAV
- a CDS encoding ammonium transporter; amino-acid sequence: MGATDFSYIIDTFFALFAMTLIIFMVPGFAMLEAGLVRTKNVTAVLTVNTMIYAVASMAFLLIGYTLAFGSWENDSMSKWAAFLFQMAFVGKVINIMSGGVSERVRIIPLTIFTVIMAAVIYPLVVNISWGADLLQGTVLDLNMYDLAGSTVIHSTGGWALLAAILIIGPRKGRYADGKVKVIPASNIPLVVLGAFILWIGWFGFNGGSVGSISSKENADAVALTVMNTNTAGLAGAIIVGILMYIKYRKFDITMILNGALGGLVAITAGPDLYDKYTPILIGAVGGALVVFAVPFFDKLKIDDPVGALSVHLVNGIWGTVAVGIFASNPQEGITLMGQLKGIAVIGLFAFVSSFIVLFVINKIIRFRASDEAQVEGLDVNECGLEAYPEFKRAI
- a CDS encoding MFS transporter, with amino-acid sequence MKLSELKSAGHWPTLLAAFLYFDFSFMVWTMLGPLATEISESLARSGTFLDPNQKATLLAIPILGGAILRIVLGFFVDQIGAKKTAIMAQLIVIAGLFYAYFRGEAISYQELLFVAVTLGFAGASFAVALPQAGQWYPPRLQGVVLGLAGAGNIGVVIDFLFAPKIAEIWGWPAVFLTGGVLSTIILATYILMAKDAPPEVYKPNPKKPADYLMLLKDRDTWWFSLFYAISFGGFVGFANYMKVYLMNTYQTDMSYFGLEFINEPNVKVVAGYFGALCIFAGAVLRPVGGAVADKIGGVKSLYIFFSAVAALAILNATLVHNFYLAIFVLFLIMANLGMANGAVFQLVPQRFGKDIGIMTGIIGCAGGLGGTALIKTLGWSKAAFDGYGAGFFIFSALVLFAISGISLVKTRWRTTWGVTAGGKI